A DNA window from Staphylococcus warneri contains the following coding sequences:
- a CDS encoding alpha/beta hydrolase fold domain-containing protein — translation MFKRALAVISSTVLGSILFAKVKEKRSYRSFVQEKMMRLNGMKKSFDNVEGAKKALERTKEETAGKYGGTPYEFKHHVKIRDYFGSLVYIVNDQSDRKQETVLYIHGGAWFQDPLPYHFEFIDLLAETLNAKVVMPVYPKVLHRDYVTTDVLLHHLYQNLLQKVEDAEQIVIMGDSAGGQIALSFAQSLKEKQLPQPGHIVLLSPVLDATFSNPEAKKYEQEDPMLGIEGSKYLATLWAGDTPLEDYRISPINGEIEGLGHITIVIGTKETLYPDALKLSHMLNDKGIAHDFIQGYNLFHIYPIFPLPERERFLKQLQEIIKK, via the coding sequence TTGTTTAAAAGAGCACTTGCTGTAATTAGCTCAACTGTTTTAGGAAGTATATTATTTGCTAAAGTTAAAGAAAAAAGAAGTTACCGTAGTTTTGTGCAGGAGAAAATGATGCGATTGAATGGTATGAAAAAGTCATTCGATAATGTTGAAGGTGCGAAAAAAGCACTTGAACGAACTAAAGAAGAAACGGCTGGTAAATACGGTGGTACACCGTATGAATTTAAACATCATGTGAAGATAAGAGATTATTTTGGTTCACTTGTTTATATTGTTAATGATCAAAGCGACCGTAAGCAAGAAACGGTATTGTATATACACGGAGGTGCTTGGTTCCAAGATCCATTGCCATATCACTTCGAATTTATCGATTTACTTGCGGAAACGTTAAATGCCAAAGTGGTAATGCCTGTCTATCCGAAAGTGCTACATAGAGACTATGTGACAACAGATGTATTGTTGCATCATTTATACCAAAACTTACTTCAAAAAGTTGAAGATGCTGAACAAATAGTGATAATGGGAGATTCTGCAGGCGGTCAAATTGCTTTATCATTTGCACAGTCTTTAAAAGAAAAACAATTACCTCAACCAGGACACATTGTTCTTTTATCACCAGTACTAGATGCTACATTTAGTAATCCAGAAGCCAAGAAGTATGAACAGGAAGACCCTATGTTAGGTATAGAAGGTAGTAAATATTTAGCTACATTATGGGCAGGCGATACGCCTTTAGAGGATTATAGAATCTCGCCTATTAATGGGGAGATAGAAGGACTCGGTCATATTACGATTGTGATAGGTACAAAAGAAACGTTGTATCCTGATGCACTCAAACTCTCTCATATGCTCAACGACAAAGGCATTGCACATGACTTTATACAAGGTTATAATCTGTTTCATATTTATCCTATATTTCCGCTACCAGAACGCGAGCGTTTCTTAAAGCAACTTCAAGAAATCATAAAAAAATAA
- a CDS encoding pyruvate oxidase has translation MAKIKANEALVKALQAWDIDHLYGIPGDSIDAVVDSLRTVRDQFKFYHVRHEEVASLAAGSYTKITGKIGVALSIGGPGLVHLLNGMYDAKMDSVPQLIISGQTNDSLLGTGAFQETNLSKLCEDVAVYNHQIQKGDNVFEVVNEAIRTAYEKKGVAVVICPNDLLTQNIKDTTDKPVNTTKPKAIAPKFKNIKKAAKLINKSKKPVVLFGVGAQHAKDELREFVEMAKIPVIHTLPAKAIIADDHPYNLGNLGQIGTKASYQTIQDADLLIMIGTNFPFVKYLPKKNIKAIQIDTKEENISHRFDINVGILGDSKIALQQLTENIKHVAKRPFLDKALDRKAVWDKWMEQDLNNNNSPLRPERLMKAINDNLKEDAIVSADVGTSTVWSTRYLNLGVNNKFIISSWLGTMGCALPGAMASKIAYPNRQAVAIAGDGAFQMVMQDFATAVQYDLPLTIFVLNNKQLAFIKYEQQAAGELEYAIDFSDMDHAKFAEAAGGKGYTVRDVSRLDDIVEEAMSQDVPTIVDVHVDPNAAPLPGKIVNAEALGYGKWAYRSITEDKHLDLDQIPPISVATKRFL, from the coding sequence ATGGCAAAAATCAAAGCAAATGAAGCATTAGTTAAAGCATTACAAGCATGGGACATCGATCACTTATACGGAATCCCAGGAGATTCAATCGACGCAGTAGTAGACTCTTTACGTACAGTTAGAGATCAATTCAAATTCTATCACGTACGTCACGAAGAAGTAGCAAGTTTAGCTGCTGGTAGTTATACAAAAATCACAGGTAAAATTGGGGTAGCATTAAGTATTGGTGGTCCTGGTTTAGTTCACTTATTAAATGGTATGTATGACGCTAAAATGGATAGCGTTCCTCAATTGATTATTTCTGGTCAAACAAACGATAGTCTTTTAGGTACAGGTGCGTTCCAAGAAACTAACTTATCTAAGTTATGTGAAGATGTAGCGGTTTACAATCACCAAATTCAAAAAGGCGACAATGTATTTGAGGTTGTTAACGAAGCAATCCGTACTGCTTATGAGAAAAAAGGTGTAGCTGTTGTTATTTGCCCTAACGATCTTTTAACTCAAAACATTAAAGATACAACTGATAAACCAGTTAACACAACTAAACCAAAAGCAATTGCACCTAAATTCAAAAACATCAAAAAAGCTGCTAAATTAATCAATAAAAGTAAAAAACCAGTTGTACTTTTCGGTGTTGGTGCACAACATGCGAAAGATGAATTACGTGAATTTGTAGAAATGGCTAAAATCCCAGTTATTCACACATTACCAGCAAAAGCAATTATTGCTGATGATCACCCATATAACTTAGGTAACCTAGGTCAAATTGGTACTAAAGCATCTTATCAAACAATTCAAGATGCAGATTTATTAATCATGATTGGTACTAACTTCCCATTCGTTAAATATTTACCTAAGAAAAATATTAAAGCGATCCAAATCGATACTAAAGAAGAAAACATCAGTCACCGTTTCGACATCAATGTTGGTATCTTAGGCGACAGTAAAATTGCGTTACAACAATTAACTGAAAATATTAAACATGTTGCTAAACGTCCATTCTTAGACAAAGCATTAGATCGTAAAGCTGTTTGGGATAAATGGATGGAACAAGACTTAAACAACAATAACTCACCATTACGTCCAGAACGTTTAATGAAAGCAATCAATGATAACTTAAAAGAAGATGCAATTGTATCTGCAGATGTTGGTACATCAACTGTATGGTCAACACGTTACCTAAACTTAGGTGTTAATAATAAATTCATCATCTCAAGTTGGTTAGGTACAATGGGTTGTGCACTTCCAGGTGCTATGGCATCTAAAATTGCATACCCAAATCGTCAAGCTGTAGCTATTGCTGGTGACGGTGCATTCCAAATGGTTATGCAAGACTTTGCAACAGCAGTTCAATACGATTTACCATTAACAATTTTCGTATTAAACAATAAACAATTAGCGTTCATTAAATATGAACAACAAGCTGCTGGTGAATTAGAATATGCCATTGATTTCTCTGATATGGATCACGCTAAATTCGCTGAAGCTGCAGGCGGTAAAGGTTATACAGTTAGAGACGTTAGTCGTTTAGATGATATTGTAGAAGAAGCTATGTCACAAGACGTACCAACTATCGTTGACGTACATGTAGACCCTAACGCTGCACCATTACCAGGTAAAATTGTTAATGCAGAAGCACTTGGTTATGGTAAATGGGCATACAGATCTATCACTGAAGATAAACACTTAGACTTAGATCAAATCCCACCAATCTCAGTAGCAACTAAACGTTTCTTATAA
- a CDS encoding zinc-dependent alcohol dehydrogenase family protein, which produces MKAYNYAKPGVAQLIDKEKPVITESTDAIIRMVKTTICGTDLHIIKGDTPEVPENTTLGHEGIGIVESVGSNVNNFKVGDKVIVSAVSSCGKCYYCKKGIYAHCENDGGWILGHLIDGTQAEYVKVPFADNSLYHAPQSLPDEALVMLSDILPTGYEIGVLKGKVKPGSTVAIVGAGPVGLATLLTAQFYSPSKIIMIDLDDNRLETAKSLGATHTINSSNVEQAIQEVYKLNHRGVDVAIEAVGIPQTFDLCQKLIGVDGTIANVGVHGLPVQFDIDKLWIKNINVSTGLVSGNTTEELLEALKSKIIQPEQLVTHYSKLSDIENAYDLFRNATDHKAIKLLIENDITEA; this is translated from the coding sequence ATGAAAGCCTATAACTATGCAAAGCCTGGTGTGGCACAATTAATCGATAAGGAAAAACCTGTTATTACAGAAAGTACTGACGCCATTATTCGTATGGTTAAAACGACAATTTGCGGTACTGACTTACACATTATTAAAGGAGATACACCTGAAGTACCTGAAAATACTACACTTGGTCATGAAGGTATTGGTATTGTAGAATCAGTAGGATCTAATGTGAACAATTTTAAAGTTGGCGATAAGGTTATTGTTTCTGCCGTTTCTTCTTGTGGTAAATGCTACTATTGTAAAAAAGGCATTTATGCGCATTGTGAGAACGATGGTGGATGGATTTTAGGCCACTTAATTGATGGTACACAAGCTGAATATGTCAAAGTACCATTTGCTGATAACTCTTTATATCACGCGCCTCAATCATTACCTGATGAAGCACTTGTAATGCTTTCAGATATTTTACCTACTGGATACGAAATTGGTGTGTTAAAAGGAAAAGTAAAACCTGGTAGTACAGTGGCCATTGTGGGTGCTGGACCAGTCGGATTAGCGACATTATTAACTGCTCAATTCTATTCACCTTCTAAAATTATTATGATTGATTTAGATGACAACCGTTTAGAAACTGCTAAATCATTAGGTGCTACACATACGATTAATTCAAGTAACGTTGAACAAGCGATTCAAGAAGTATACAAACTTAATCATCGTGGTGTTGATGTAGCAATCGAAGCTGTTGGTATTCCACAAACATTTGATTTATGTCAAAAACTCATTGGCGTTGACGGTACAATCGCTAATGTAGGTGTTCATGGTTTACCTGTTCAATTTGATATCGACAAATTATGGATTAAAAACATCAACGTTTCAACTGGATTAGTTTCTGGTAATACTACAGAAGAACTTTTAGAAGCACTTAAAAGTAAAATCATCCAACCAGAACAATTAGTGACACATTATAGTAAATTAAGCGATATTGAAAATGCATATGATTTATTTAGAAATGCTACAGATCATAAAGCGATTAAATTATTAATCGAAAATGATATCACAGAAGCTTAA
- the pgsC gene encoding poly-gamma-glutamate biosynthesis protein PgsC, translating to MIGSELYFSLFVGVVLSLIFAEKFGINPAGLVVPGYLALIFDQPIMLLSVLIISCLTFFIVNNGISKWVILYGRRKFAAMILTGMVLKFIFDLIYPLTPFEMVEVSGIGVVIPGIIANTIQKQGVVITLSSTMLLTCITYVILFLYSFIN from the coding sequence ATGATAGGTTCAGAATTATATTTCTCCTTATTTGTAGGTGTCGTTCTCAGTCTTATTTTTGCTGAGAAATTTGGTATTAACCCTGCAGGACTGGTTGTACCAGGTTATTTAGCTTTAATTTTTGATCAACCCATCATGCTGTTATCAGTACTTATTATTAGTTGTTTAACATTCTTCATTGTAAATAATGGTATTAGTAAATGGGTTATTTTATATGGTAGAAGAAAGTTCGCAGCCATGATTCTAACAGGTATGGTATTGAAGTTTATATTTGATTTGATTTATCCATTGACCCCATTTGAAATGGTCGAAGTGTCCGGTATTGGGGTAGTAATTCCTGGTATCATCGCTAACACAATTCAAAAACAAGGTGTTGTAATAACATTATCATCTACTATGTTATTAACATGTATTACATATGTCATCTTGTTCTTATACAGTTTTATTAATTAA
- a CDS encoding thioredoxin family protein — translation MVESIRDVAQFKTLINTKPLVVIHVMREHCSVCHAVLPQLKDILDTSYPKVTLAIINQSEVPEIAGELTIFTVPVDLIFMNGKEMHRQGRFIDMQSFERQLATMYEQIDD, via the coding sequence ATAGTTGAATCAATTCGTGATGTAGCCCAATTTAAAACATTAATTAATACAAAACCTTTAGTAGTGATACATGTAATGAGAGAACATTGTAGTGTTTGTCATGCTGTTTTACCACAATTGAAGGATATATTAGACACGTCATATCCAAAAGTGACATTGGCAATTATAAACCAAAGTGAAGTACCCGAGATTGCAGGAGAGCTAACTATTTTTACAGTACCTGTTGATTTAATATTTATGAATGGCAAAGAAATGCATAGACAAGGTAGATTTATTGATATGCAGTCATTCGAAAGACAATTAGCTACAATGTATGAACAAATAGATGATTAA
- a CDS encoding acyl-CoA thioesterase, protein MDTNEGKLVVDTEIEVNGYDIDAMGIVSNIVFIKWFEDLRTIFINQYMNYSEMMTQGISPILMKTEVDYKVPVTIHDRPRARCWMIKASKMKWIFKFEIATNEKVHCIGYQTGGFYDLEKQKITKLPQVFQDILK, encoded by the coding sequence ATGGATACAAATGAAGGGAAATTAGTGGTAGATACTGAAATAGAAGTCAATGGCTACGATATTGATGCAATGGGGATTGTGAGCAATATCGTTTTTATTAAATGGTTTGAAGACTTACGTACGATTTTTATCAATCAATATATGAATTATTCTGAAATGATGACACAAGGCATCTCGCCTATATTAATGAAAACAGAAGTAGATTATAAAGTACCTGTGACGATACATGATCGTCCAAGAGCGCGTTGTTGGATGATCAAAGCGAGTAAAATGAAATGGATTTTTAAATTTGAAATCGCAACTAACGAAAAAGTTCACTGTATTGGCTATCAAACGGGTGGCTTTTATGATTTAGAAAAACAAAAGATAACAAAATTGCCACAAGTTTTCCAAGATATCTTAAAATAG
- the ptsG gene encoding glucose-specific PTS transporter subunit IIBC, with product MFKKLFGQLQRIGKALMLPVAILPAAGILLAFGNAMHNEQLVKIAPWLTNHVFVMISSIMEAAGQVIFDNLPLLFAVGTALGLAGGDGVAALAALVGYLIMNATMGKYLNITIDDIFSYAKGAKELSQAAKQPEYALVLGIPTLQTGVFGGIIMGAVAAWCYNKYYNITLPAFLGFFAGKRFVPIATSVAAIIVGIVLSWIWPPIQTGLNDLSNFLLTKNLVLTTFIFGVIERSLIPFGLHHIFYAPFWFEFGHYTNHAGELVRGDQRIWMAQLKDGVPFTAGTFTTGKYPFMMFGLPAAAFAIYKNARPERKKIVGGLMLSAGLTAFLTGITEPLEFSFLFVAPLLYAIHVVLAGSSFLIMHLLDVKIGMTFSGGFIDYVLFGLLNWDRTHALLVIPVGIVYAVVYYFLFDFAIRKFNLKTPGREDKEQEVRDSSVAKLPFDVLDAMGGKDNIKHLDACITRLRVEVNDKAKVDVPGLKALGASGVLEVGNNMQAIFGPKSDQIKHDMAKIMNGEITKPSETTVTEEDSEEPVHVEDIKETEIYAPGVGQIVPLSDVPDKVFSEKMMGDGVGFIPEKGEIVAPFDGTVKTIFPTKHAIGLESDTGIELLIHIGIDTVKLDGEGFESLVKADEKVTQGQPLMKVNLAYLKEHAPSVVTPLVITNLGDQTLTVEKTSSVEPSQRIMKVK from the coding sequence ATGTTTAAAAAGCTCTTTGGGCAATTGCAACGTATAGGTAAAGCATTAATGCTACCTGTCGCAATTTTACCGGCAGCTGGGATTTTACTTGCATTTGGGAATGCAATGCATAATGAACAGTTAGTCAAAATTGCACCATGGTTAACAAACCATGTATTTGTCATGATTTCTTCTATCATGGAAGCAGCAGGGCAAGTTATCTTTGATAATTTACCATTATTATTTGCAGTCGGAACAGCACTTGGATTAGCTGGAGGAGATGGCGTAGCAGCGTTAGCAGCGCTAGTTGGATATTTAATTATGAACGCGACAATGGGTAAATATTTAAATATTACAATTGATGATATCTTCTCTTATGCAAAAGGCGCTAAAGAATTAAGTCAAGCAGCAAAACAACCTGAATATGCACTTGTGTTAGGTATTCCAACCTTACAAACGGGTGTGTTTGGCGGTATTATCATGGGGGCAGTAGCCGCATGGTGTTATAACAAGTATTATAATATTACATTGCCAGCATTTTTAGGATTCTTTGCAGGTAAACGTTTCGTACCAATCGCAACATCAGTAGCTGCAATTATTGTAGGTATTGTATTAAGTTGGATATGGCCACCTATTCAAACGGGATTAAATGACTTATCTAACTTCTTACTAACGAAGAACTTAGTATTAACAACATTTATTTTTGGAGTTATAGAACGTTCATTAATTCCATTTGGTTTGCATCATATTTTCTATGCACCATTCTGGTTCGAGTTTGGCCATTATACAAACCATGCTGGAGAACTTGTACGTGGTGACCAACGTATTTGGATGGCGCAATTAAAAGATGGCGTACCATTTACTGCAGGAACATTTACAACTGGTAAATATCCATTCATGATGTTTGGTCTACCAGCTGCAGCATTTGCAATTTATAAAAATGCACGTCCAGAACGTAAAAAAATCGTTGGTGGTTTAATGCTATCAGCAGGTTTAACAGCATTCTTAACAGGGATTACAGAACCACTTGAGTTCTCATTCTTATTTGTAGCACCATTATTATATGCGATTCATGTCGTATTAGCAGGATCTTCATTCTTAATCATGCATTTATTAGACGTAAAAATCGGTATGACATTCTCAGGTGGATTTATCGACTATGTATTATTCGGTTTATTAAACTGGGACAGAACGCATGCATTACTTGTGATTCCAGTTGGTATCGTGTACGCGGTCGTGTATTACTTCTTATTCGACTTTGCTATCCGTAAATTTAACTTAAAAACACCGGGTAGAGAAGATAAAGAACAAGAGGTCAGAGATTCAAGTGTCGCTAAATTACCATTTGATGTGTTAGACGCAATGGGTGGTAAAGATAATATCAAACATTTAGACGCATGTATTACACGTTTAAGAGTTGAAGTAAATGATAAAGCTAAAGTAGATGTTCCAGGATTAAAAGCTTTAGGTGCTTCTGGTGTACTTGAAGTTGGTAATAACATGCAAGCGATTTTTGGTCCAAAATCAGACCAAATTAAACATGATATGGCGAAAATTATGAATGGTGAAATCACTAAACCAAGTGAAACGACTGTGACAGAGGAAGACTCTGAAGAGCCAGTTCATGTAGAAGATATTAAAGAAACAGAAATTTACGCACCAGGTGTTGGTCAAATTGTTCCATTATCTGACGTACCTGATAAAGTATTTTCAGAAAAAATGATGGGCGACGGTGTTGGATTTATTCCTGAAAAAGGAGAAATTGTAGCACCATTCGATGGTACTGTTAAAACAATCTTCCCAACAAAACATGCAATTGGTTTAGAATCAGATACAGGTATTGAATTATTGATTCATATCGGTATTGATACAGTTAAACTAGATGGAGAAGGTTTCGAAAGTTTAGTTAAAGCAGATGAGAAAGTAACACAAGGACAACCGTTAATGAAAGTGAACTTAGCATATCTTAAAGAACATGCACCAAGTGTTGTAACACCATTAGTAATTACTAATTTAGGTGATCAAACATTAACAGTTGAAAAGACAAGCAGTGTTGAACCAAGCCAACGCATTATGAAAGTTAAATAA
- the pgsB gene encoding poly-gamma-glutamate synthase PgsB, whose protein sequence is MILIIVCVVLILWLGIKEKNRHANRLKKIPIRININGIRGKSTITRMAYSVLREDHYRVIGKTTGTDARMMYWFTQKEYPVIRKPQGANIGEQRDIIRKVVKQKANALVNECMAVNPDYQITFQKDLVKANIGVIVNVMEDHMDVLGPTLQDVAQSFTATIPYKGKLVVMKDEFTEFFAKEVKKRKTELIVVDKEQIPESYLRKFDYLVFPDNVAIVLGIAQAVGIDSETALEGMLNAPADPGAVRIKYFHANNTKNVFVNAFAANEPQSTKAILNKVESYNYPYTKKVVILNCRSDRIDRTQLFVDNFLEDIDYDTLICTGKSTQMVSDLMHRLPDKRYLNFEGQDFTEIEKAIMKESDNALVFCVGNIHGPGGRIAEFIEGIE, encoded by the coding sequence GTGATTCTCATAATAGTATGTGTCGTGTTGATTCTATGGCTAGGCATTAAGGAGAAAAACCGCCATGCGAATCGACTTAAGAAAATCCCTATACGTATCAACATTAATGGTATTCGAGGTAAATCAACAATAACTCGAATGGCGTATAGTGTGCTTAGAGAAGACCACTATAGAGTCATAGGGAAGACAACAGGAACTGACGCAAGAATGATGTACTGGTTTACCCAAAAAGAGTACCCAGTGATTAGAAAACCTCAAGGCGCCAATATTGGTGAGCAACGTGATATCATTCGTAAAGTTGTTAAACAAAAGGCGAATGCACTTGTTAACGAATGTATGGCTGTTAATCCAGATTATCAAATTACTTTCCAAAAGGATTTAGTAAAAGCGAATATTGGCGTTATTGTCAATGTTATGGAAGACCACATGGATGTGTTAGGTCCAACTTTACAAGATGTTGCTCAATCATTCACGGCAACTATTCCATATAAAGGTAAATTAGTAGTAATGAAAGATGAATTTACAGAATTTTTCGCTAAAGAAGTCAAAAAGCGTAAAACAGAATTAATCGTTGTGGACAAAGAACAAATACCAGAGTCTTACTTAAGAAAGTTTGATTATTTAGTTTTTCCAGATAATGTAGCTATCGTATTAGGTATTGCTCAAGCAGTTGGCATTGACAGTGAGACAGCCTTAGAAGGTATGTTAAATGCGCCAGCAGATCCAGGTGCTGTAAGAATTAAATACTTCCATGCCAATAACACTAAAAATGTATTTGTTAATGCGTTTGCTGCCAACGAACCACAATCCACTAAAGCTATTTTAAATAAGGTGGAATCATACAATTATCCTTATACGAAAAAAGTGGTCATTTTAAATTGTCGATCTGACAGAATCGATAGAACACAACTATTTGTTGATAATTTCTTAGAAGATATTGATTACGATACGTTGATTTGTACCGGAAAAAGTACACAGATGGTATCAGATTTAATGCATCGTTTACCAGACAAAAGATATTTGAACTTTGAAGGACAAGATTTTACAGAAATTGAAAAAGCTATTATGAAAGAATCGGACAATGCACTTGTCTTTTGTGTAGGTAATATCCACGGCCCAGGTGGAAGAATAGCGGAATTCATAGAAGGGATAGAATAA
- a CDS encoding YitT family protein: MEKHSRSYHIKNTIFCLLGTLLIALGVNCFVIPGNLGEGGAIGMSLVLKYTLGLSPALTSFVINAFLIVIGWKYLSKTTAIYTVITITASSIFLDLTKSLSLGIDENFINAVFAGVFIGVGSGLVIASRSTLGGTSVIARIISKYSEVKTSQALFILDALVVLSFLIVLPVTNVLYTIVMLFIVEKAMAFVVEGFNPKKAVTVISDHNKEISSEIYQATGRGSTLLDGKGAYQLDNTDILYAVVSQTQIATVKKIVNRYDDQAFLVIHDVRDVLGNGFMNIK, encoded by the coding sequence ATGGAAAAACATTCTCGTAGTTATCATATTAAAAATACTATTTTTTGTTTATTAGGTACATTGTTAATTGCACTTGGAGTTAACTGTTTTGTTATTCCAGGGAATTTAGGTGAAGGTGGCGCTATCGGTATGTCTTTAGTGCTGAAGTATACACTTGGTTTATCACCGGCACTTACATCTTTCGTCATCAATGCCTTTTTAATAGTTATTGGTTGGAAATATTTAAGTAAAACAACAGCCATATATACAGTCATTACTATTACTGCAAGTTCCATTTTCTTGGATTTAACAAAGTCTTTAAGTTTAGGAATCGATGAAAACTTTATTAATGCGGTATTTGCAGGTGTATTTATTGGCGTAGGTTCAGGACTAGTCATCGCTTCTAGAAGTACGCTAGGTGGTACATCGGTTATTGCACGAATTATTAGTAAATATTCCGAAGTAAAAACATCGCAAGCGTTATTTATTCTAGATGCACTTGTCGTATTATCATTCTTAATCGTATTACCAGTGACTAATGTGCTGTATACGATTGTGATGTTGTTCATTGTCGAGAAAGCAATGGCATTTGTCGTTGAAGGTTTCAATCCTAAAAAAGCGGTGACCGTTATTTCTGATCACAATAAAGAGATTAGTTCTGAAATATACCAAGCGACTGGCAGAGGTTCAACATTATTAGATGGTAAAGGCGCTTATCAACTTGATAATACCGATATATTATACGCGGTAGTATCTCAAACACAAATAGCGACAGTTAAAAAGATTGTCAATCGTTATGATGACCAAGCCTTTTTAGTTATCCATGATGTTAGAGATGTTTTAGGTAATGGCTTTATGAATATCAAATAA
- a CDS encoding CPBP family intramembrane glutamic endopeptidase translates to MIDSKMKKKDDVRHNGNKIINILIIIVLTIMIQIPAAMSIIALPFSLKINDWYTIALSMLILGLALFIVWAIRSYYLYRTYENQCHKMSMKDVFKNIGFFFLAIICSITSNALMFIFIGDSDTKNEKVIDESLDSLMDKSHLPHLSIVLVTIICLCFIGPYLEELVFRGIFKETLFMKSRFWLPLIISSVTFSSLHLSTNIFSFGLYFLMGCVLYVAYDRRRNIKDSMMVHMLNNSITTIPLFLAYLYIYFK, encoded by the coding sequence ATGATAGATTCCAAAATGAAAAAGAAAGATGATGTAAGACATAATGGGAATAAAATTATTAATATTCTTATTATCATTGTTTTGACAATCATGATACAAATTCCTGCAGCTATGTCTATTATTGCACTGCCATTTTCATTGAAAATCAACGATTGGTATACTATCGCATTAAGTATGCTTATTCTTGGTTTAGCATTATTTATTGTTTGGGCTATAAGGTCGTATTACTTATATCGTACATATGAAAACCAATGTCATAAAATGAGTATGAAAGATGTTTTTAAAAATATTGGATTCTTTTTTCTAGCTATTATCTGTAGCATCACTAGTAATGCTTTAATGTTCATTTTTATAGGTGATTCAGACACCAAAAATGAAAAAGTGATTGATGAAAGTCTCGATTCACTTATGGATAAAAGTCATTTACCTCATCTTTCTATTGTACTAGTAACAATAATATGTCTATGTTTCATAGGTCCTTATCTTGAAGAACTCGTTTTTAGAGGGATTTTTAAAGAAACATTATTTATGAAAAGCCGATTTTGGTTACCTTTAATTATCTCGTCTGTAACGTTTAGCTCGCTACATTTATCAACAAATATATTCTCATTTGGTTTATATTTTTTAATGGGATGTGTTCTATATGTTGCTTATGATAGAAGACGAAATATTAAAGATAGTATGATGGTACATATGTTAAACAATTCTATTACGACAATTCCTTTGTTTTTAGCATACTTATATATTTACTTTAAATAA